One Pseudorasbora parva isolate DD20220531a chromosome 8, ASM2467924v1, whole genome shotgun sequence DNA window includes the following coding sequences:
- the gmnc gene encoding geminin coiled-coil domain-containing protein 1 isoform X2 yields the protein MGHQPTWTDQLSPQLQQNKQLQDTLMQREEELARLQEENNKLKEFLNSSYVKSLEEKTKKLISSRKFPDGSRHRKRTHGDFQNLSQLLHSGEGKRTCRNLSLEFCSAEELAATPPLDSWILETLGLQDENTVDPARSFNTPSFSCPLPTEDHYSTANVDIGFSPNAETRCDYSSILDSSSNCSLDTSSGYSTSRSLGTDYSTLDPSALYTITSTGSLVSSPPAMTTAQHFTPPRAASTPFQTQDISPGSYYNTPGCGSSSPPGGDGQLFSTPRVSRSRTDLAFSMSLSPQNSVKTHSFPQGQAFTRRDAQGGWNFTWVPKQCS from the exons ATGGGACATCAACCCACCTGGACTGATCAACTGTCACCGCAACTTCAACAAAACAAGCAG CTCCAAGACACCCTAATGCAAAGAGAAGAAGAGCTGGCCAGGCTTCAAGAAGAGAACAACAAACTCAAAGAGTTTCTAAACTCATCATATGTGAAGTCTCTGGAGGAAAAAACTAAG AAACTTATTTCTAGCCGCAAGTTTCCGGATGGGTCAAGACACCGAAAAAGAACACATGGTGATTTCCAGAACCTGAGCCAGTTGCTTCACAGTGGCGAAGGGAAGCGGACCTGCCGCAATCTCTCCTTAGAGTTTTGCTCTGCAGAGGAGCTGGCGGCCACCCCACCTCTAGACTCATGGATACTAGAGACTCTCGGCCTGCAAGACGAGAACACCGTCGACCCAGCACGCAGTTTTAACACCCCTTCTTTCAGCTGTCCACTTCCTACAGAAGATCATTACAGCACGGCAAATGTAGACATTGGCTTCAGCCCTAATGCAGAGACACGCTGCGATTACAGCAGCATCTTGGACTCATCCAGCAACTGCAGTCTGGACACCTCCAGTGGCTACAGCACCTCCCGGAGCTTGGGTACAGATTATTCAACTCTTGACCCCTCAGCTCTCTACACCATCACATCTACAGGGTCACTAGTTAGCTCTCCACCAGCGATGACCACCGCTCAACACTTCACACCACCGCGAGCTGCCTCCACTCCATTTCAAACCCAGGACATAAGCCCTGGTTCATACTACAACACACCAGGATGTGGTTCCTCCAGTCCACCAGGGGGCGACGGTCAACTTTTCTCCACACCTCGTGTGTCACGTAGCAGGACAGATTTAGCATTTAGCATGTCACTAAGTCCACAAAACAGTGTGAAGACGCACAGTTTTCCACAAGGACAAGCTTTCACACGCAGAGATGCACAAGGGGGATGGAACTTTACCTGGGTGCCTAAACAATGTTCCTAG
- the gmnc gene encoding geminin coiled-coil domain-containing protein 1 isoform X1: protein MLSCQDLSFAGGQRYEYPASTSADGSVDVSTATLVSLWDAGPLDNAARQHEPPRRDSLTVSECRMGHQPTWTDQLSPQLQQNKQLQDTLMQREEELARLQEENNKLKEFLNSSYVKSLEEKTKKLISSRKFPDGSRHRKRTHGDFQNLSQLLHSGEGKRTCRNLSLEFCSAEELAATPPLDSWILETLGLQDENTVDPARSFNTPSFSCPLPTEDHYSTANVDIGFSPNAETRCDYSSILDSSSNCSLDTSSGYSTSRSLGTDYSTLDPSALYTITSTGSLVSSPPAMTTAQHFTPPRAASTPFQTQDISPGSYYNTPGCGSSSPPGGDGQLFSTPRVSRSRTDLAFSMSLSPQNSVKTHSFPQGQAFTRRDAQGGWNFTWVPKQCS, encoded by the exons ATGCTGTCCTGCCAAGATCTGAGCTTTGCAGGAGGGCAGCGCTATGAGTACCCCGCCTCGACGTCAGCTGATGGTAGTGTTGACGTTTCCACAGCGACGCTCGTCTCCCTCTGGGACGCCGGTCCCCTGGACAACGCTGCCCGCCAGCACGAGCCACCGCGGCGGG ATTCACTGACTGTGTCTGAGTGTCGAATGGGACATCAACCCACCTGGACTGATCAACTGTCACCGCAACTTCAACAAAACAAGCAG CTCCAAGACACCCTAATGCAAAGAGAAGAAGAGCTGGCCAGGCTTCAAGAAGAGAACAACAAACTCAAAGAGTTTCTAAACTCATCATATGTGAAGTCTCTGGAGGAAAAAACTAAG AAACTTATTTCTAGCCGCAAGTTTCCGGATGGGTCAAGACACCGAAAAAGAACACATGGTGATTTCCAGAACCTGAGCCAGTTGCTTCACAGTGGCGAAGGGAAGCGGACCTGCCGCAATCTCTCCTTAGAGTTTTGCTCTGCAGAGGAGCTGGCGGCCACCCCACCTCTAGACTCATGGATACTAGAGACTCTCGGCCTGCAAGACGAGAACACCGTCGACCCAGCACGCAGTTTTAACACCCCTTCTTTCAGCTGTCCACTTCCTACAGAAGATCATTACAGCACGGCAAATGTAGACATTGGCTTCAGCCCTAATGCAGAGACACGCTGCGATTACAGCAGCATCTTGGACTCATCCAGCAACTGCAGTCTGGACACCTCCAGTGGCTACAGCACCTCCCGGAGCTTGGGTACAGATTATTCAACTCTTGACCCCTCAGCTCTCTACACCATCACATCTACAGGGTCACTAGTTAGCTCTCCACCAGCGATGACCACCGCTCAACACTTCACACCACCGCGAGCTGCCTCCACTCCATTTCAAACCCAGGACATAAGCCCTGGTTCATACTACAACACACCAGGATGTGGTTCCTCCAGTCCACCAGGGGGCGACGGTCAACTTTTCTCCACACCTCGTGTGTCACGTAGCAGGACAGATTTAGCATTTAGCATGTCACTAAGTCCACAAAACAGTGTGAAGACGCACAGTTTTCCACAAGGACAAGCTTTCACACGCAGAGATGCACAAGGGGGATGGAACTTTACCTGGGTGCCTAAACAATGTTCCTAG